A genomic segment from Truepera sp. encodes:
- a CDS encoding cyclase family protein produces the protein MRPELLAIQHARVVDLGQSLERGMPQSPNHPPFRMVLERRHGDMRRPDGGSAASELIITGGHVGTHIDAFCHVSHDGRLADGIDAQSAVVNGRFSQLGVETIEPIFRRGVLLDVAGASGVDVLEDGSAITAADLERVCEQQGTEVRAGDAVLVRTGWPKHWKDVPRFQGQVTGVPGPDESAGRWLAERGAGYVGSDTIAFEQIPPGRGHSVLPVHHLLLVERKIHIIELLYLEELARDRLYEFLFVALPLKIVGATGSPVRPVALV, from the coding sequence ATGAGACCCGAGTTGTTGGCGATTCAGCACGCCCGCGTGGTGGACCTGGGGCAGTCCCTCGAGCGTGGCATGCCGCAATCACCGAATCACCCGCCGTTCAGGATGGTGCTCGAGCGGCGCCACGGCGACATGCGTCGGCCCGACGGCGGGTCGGCGGCGAGCGAGCTGATCATCACCGGGGGGCACGTGGGCACGCACATCGACGCCTTCTGCCACGTGTCGCACGACGGACGCCTAGCAGACGGGATCGACGCTCAAAGTGCCGTGGTAAACGGGCGCTTCTCGCAACTGGGGGTCGAGACCATCGAACCCATCTTTCGTCGGGGCGTTCTGCTCGACGTCGCGGGGGCGTCCGGCGTCGACGTGCTGGAGGATGGTTCCGCGATCACCGCCGCTGACTTGGAGCGCGTCTGCGAGCAGCAGGGCACGGAGGTACGCGCCGGTGACGCCGTTCTGGTAAGGACCGGTTGGCCCAAGCACTGGAAGGACGTCCCTAGGTTCCAGGGTCAGGTCACCGGGGTCCCGGGCCCGGACGAGAGCGCGGGGCGCTGGTTGGCAGAGCGCGGCGCGGGCTACGTGGGGAGTGACACCATCGCGTTCGAGCAGATCCCGCCCGGCCGCGGCCACTCGGTCCTGCCGGTACACCACCTGCTGCTCGTCGAGCGCAAGATCCACATCATCGAGCTGCTCTACCTGGAAGAGCTGGCCCGTGACCGCCTGTACGAGTTCCTCTTCGTCGCGCTGCCGCTCAAGATCGTCGGGGCCACCGGTTCGCCCGTCCGACCGGTCGCGCTCGTATGA
- a CDS encoding CoA ester lyase: protein MNAAAARSYLFVPGDNEALIGKALRSEADAVVMDLEDAVAPQRKGVARETVARSLSAQRGALLRRVVRVGAVRSGPALEDLGAIVRPGLDAVRLPKVDDPGDVRLVASVLDELEREALLKPGSVRLQCTIESAVGVLRAEAIARAHPRVEALVFGHADFAADIGARPSPSGNETLAARSWLVLCSRAAGISAPIDGAFTALDDPEGLKRSVEQARNLGFQAKSAIHPKQLPAIHAGFSPTEDEIALARERLAVFESAVERGAGAAKTASGQMVDEAVAKHARAVLARAGLTLHGRKEEE from the coding sequence GTGAACGCGGCAGCGGCGCGCAGCTACCTCTTCGTACCGGGCGACAACGAAGCGCTGATCGGCAAGGCGCTGCGCTCGGAAGCCGACGCGGTGGTGATGGACTTAGAGGACGCCGTCGCGCCGCAACGCAAGGGCGTGGCCCGCGAGACCGTGGCGAGGAGCCTGTCGGCCCAACGGGGCGCGCTACTCAGGCGCGTCGTGAGGGTCGGCGCCGTCCGGAGCGGCCCGGCGCTGGAAGACCTGGGGGCGATCGTGCGGCCGGGGCTCGACGCCGTGCGACTGCCGAAGGTCGACGACCCGGGGGACGTGCGCCTCGTGGCCAGCGTCCTCGACGAGCTGGAGCGCGAGGCGTTGCTAAAGCCGGGCAGCGTGCGGCTGCAATGCACGATCGAGAGCGCGGTCGGCGTGTTGCGGGCCGAGGCCATTGCCCGCGCTCACCCCCGCGTCGAGGCGCTCGTCTTCGGCCACGCGGACTTCGCGGCGGACATCGGCGCCCGGCCCAGCCCGTCCGGCAACGAGACGTTGGCTGCGCGTTCCTGGCTCGTGCTCTGCTCCCGCGCGGCGGGCATCTCGGCGCCCATCGACGGCGCCTTCACGGCACTGGACGACCCCGAGGGGCTGAAGCGCAGCGTGGAGCAGGCCCGCAACTTGGGCTTTCAGGCCAAGTCGGCGATCCACCCCAAGCAGTTGCCGGCGATCCACGCGGGGTTCTCGCCCACCGAGGACGAGATCGCCCTGGCCCGCGAGCGCCTCGCGGTATTCGAGTCGGCCGTGGAACGCGGCGCCGGGGCCGCGAAGACGGCTAGCGGTCAGATGGTGGACGAGGCCGTTGCCAAGCACGCGAGGGCGGTATTGGCGCGCGCAGGCCTGACCCTGCACGGAAGGAAGGAAGAGGAATGA
- a CDS encoding CoA transferase has protein sequence MKPTPNDLKQKSVLGGIRVLDVSTLFAGPFLATILGDFGADVIKLEHPRGDPARGHGLQKDGVPLWWKMLNRNKRTVTLYLGDPRGQRIFRRLAEQADVVIENFRPGTLEKWGLGWDDLHELNPRLILARVTGFGQFGPYSKRPGFGTIAEAMSGFAHITGSPDGPPTLPPFGLADGTTALTGATAVMMALYHRDARGGEGQMIDLAIIEPILSILGPQPTVYDQLGVIQGRTGNRSVNNAPRNTYLSRDGRWIAVSTSAQSIAERVLTLVGRPDLTKEPWFSSGHERAKHADLLDGVVAAWIAERTADEVIASFEQAGAAAIPIYDVSDVMADPQYQALGTIAEVPDPELGSVKMQNVLYRLSATPGEIRHAGRPLGADTAEVLADVGVGADELEALRRDGVV, from the coding sequence ATGAAACCTACGCCCAACGACCTGAAGCAGAAGAGCGTGCTTGGAGGAATCCGGGTACTGGACGTGTCGACGTTGTTCGCCGGGCCCTTCCTCGCGACGATCCTCGGCGATTTCGGTGCCGACGTCATCAAGCTCGAGCATCCCCGCGGCGACCCCGCCCGCGGCCACGGCCTGCAGAAGGACGGGGTGCCGCTGTGGTGGAAGATGCTCAACCGCAACAAGCGCACGGTCACGCTCTACTTGGGCGACCCGAGGGGCCAGCGCATCTTCAGGCGCCTGGCCGAGCAGGCGGACGTCGTCATCGAGAACTTCCGCCCCGGCACGCTGGAGAAGTGGGGCCTGGGTTGGGACGACCTGCACGAGTTGAACCCCAGGCTCATCTTGGCGCGCGTGACGGGCTTCGGGCAGTTCGGCCCGTACTCCAAGCGGCCCGGGTTCGGCACCATCGCGGAGGCGATGAGCGGTTTCGCCCACATAACCGGGTCACCCGACGGGCCGCCGACGCTCCCCCCATTCGGGCTGGCCGACGGCACGACGGCACTGACCGGCGCGACCGCCGTCATGATGGCCCTCTACCACCGCGACGCCAGAGGCGGTGAGGGGCAGATGATCGACCTGGCCATAATCGAGCCCATCCTCAGCATCCTCGGGCCGCAGCCGACGGTCTACGACCAGCTCGGCGTCATCCAGGGCCGAACGGGCAACCGCTCGGTCAATAACGCCCCCCGCAACACGTACCTCAGCCGGGACGGGCGCTGGATCGCGGTCTCCACCAGCGCGCAGTCGATCGCCGAACGCGTCCTCACCCTGGTCGGCCGCCCCGACCTGACCAAAGAACCCTGGTTCTCGAGCGGCCACGAGCGCGCCAAGCACGCCGACTTGTTGGACGGCGTGGTTGCCGCCTGGATCGCGGAGCGGACCGCCGACGAGGTCATCGCGAGCTTCGAGCAGGCCGGGGCCGCGGCCATCCCCATCTACGACGTGTCGGACGTCATGGCGGACCCCCAGTACCAGGCCCTGGGAACCATCGCCGAGGTCCCCGATCCCGAGCTCGGCAGCGTCAAGATGCAGAACGTCCTCTACCGGCTCTCGGCCACCCCGGGCGAGATCCGCCATGCGGGGCGCCCGCTGGGGGCCGATACCGCGGAAGTGCTCGCGGACGTTGGCGTTGGCGCCGACGAGCTCGAGGCGTTGAGGCGGGACGGCGTCGTGTGA
- a CDS encoding ATP-binding cassette domain-containing protein: MSGRNPRATTEVLQVENLTRNFGGFAAVNNLSFHVNQGEILGLVGPNGAGKTTTFNVVTGFIKPSAGTVRFLGEDVTGMAPHRLARRGMVRTFQHTRVFADLDVRENARVASHLHRPGATRRNGDEDERTTLDAHVDAVIDMVGLSHRRHDHAGSLAYGELRVLEIALALAAGPELLMLDEPFAGMNDSESNRTMELIHTIRQSGITVVVIDHHMQTMARGCDRLVVMNYGVKLAEGIPSEVTNVPEVISAYLGAGQELAPPATVPDASNEVLAFEAVSVNYGRVRALEDFGLRLNRGEIVALVGANGAGKTTALRAVSGLVPLAGGSIRLLGRDLAGIGPAQRVRSGLAHCPEGREIFPRMSVLENLDLGAGARGASSAKALDHVYELFPRLRERQGQLAGSLSGGEQQMLAIGRALMSEPEVLLLDEPTLGLSPLLAQEVAEALLRLNAEGLSVLLVEQNAVLALAIAHRAYVLENGRVALQGAAADLRQDEAIKRVYLGA; the protein is encoded by the coding sequence ATGAGCGGGCGGAACCCCCGCGCCACCACCGAGGTGCTCCAGGTCGAGAACCTCACCAGGAACTTCGGTGGCTTCGCCGCCGTGAACAACCTGTCGTTCCACGTCAACCAGGGCGAGATCCTCGGCCTGGTGGGCCCGAACGGCGCCGGCAAGACCACCACCTTCAACGTCGTTACCGGCTTCATCAAGCCGTCGGCCGGCACGGTGCGCTTCCTCGGCGAGGACGTCACCGGCATGGCGCCGCACCGCCTGGCGCGGCGGGGGATGGTGCGCACCTTCCAACACACCCGCGTCTTCGCCGACCTGGACGTGCGCGAGAACGCGCGGGTGGCCAGCCACCTGCACCGGCCCGGGGCAACCCGGCGAAACGGTGACGAAGACGAACGCACCACGCTCGACGCGCATGTAGACGCCGTCATCGACATGGTGGGCCTCAGCCACCGCCGGCACGACCACGCCGGCAGCCTCGCCTACGGCGAGTTGAGGGTCCTCGAGATCGCCCTGGCGCTGGCAGCCGGCCCGGAGTTGCTGATGCTCGACGAGCCGTTCGCCGGCATGAACGACAGCGAGTCGAACCGGACCATGGAGCTGATCCACACCATCCGCCAGAGCGGCATCACCGTCGTGGTCATCGACCATCACATGCAGACGATGGCGCGCGGCTGCGACCGGCTGGTCGTCATGAACTACGGGGTCAAACTGGCCGAGGGCATCCCGTCCGAGGTGACCAACGTGCCCGAGGTCATCAGCGCCTACCTGGGTGCGGGGCAAGAGCTGGCGCCACCGGCAACCGTCCCCGACGCCTCCAACGAGGTGCTGGCCTTCGAGGCAGTATCCGTGAACTACGGGCGCGTGCGCGCGCTGGAGGACTTCGGCCTGCGCCTGAACCGCGGCGAGATCGTGGCCCTGGTGGGGGCCAACGGCGCCGGCAAGACCACGGCGTTGCGGGCCGTGTCCGGGCTGGTTCCCCTGGCCGGCGGGAGCATCCGGCTGCTCGGGCGCGACCTGGCCGGCATCGGCCCGGCGCAGCGGGTGCGCAGCGGCTTGGCTCACTGCCCGGAGGGCCGCGAGATCTTCCCGCGCATGAGCGTCCTCGAGAACCTCGACCTGGGTGCGGGCGCGCGCGGCGCCTCGAGCGCCAAGGCCCTGGACCACGTCTACGAGCTCTTCCCGCGGCTCCGCGAACGCCAGGGCCAACTGGCCGGCAGCCTCTCGGGCGGAGAACAGCAGATGTTGGCCATCGGCCGCGCGCTCATGAGCGAGCCCGAGGTGCTGCTGCTGGACGAACCCACCCTCGGGCTGTCGCCGCTGCTGGCGCAGGAAGTGGCCGAGGCGCTGCTGCGGCTGAACGCCGAGGGGCTCAGCGTGCTGTTGGTCGAGCAGAACGCCGTGCTCGCGCTTGCCATCGCGCACCGCGCCTACGTGCTCGAGAACGGCCGCGTCGCCCTGCAGGGCGCGGCGGCGGACCTACGTCAGGACGAAGCCATCAAGCGGGTCTACCTCGGTGCCTGA
- a CDS encoding branched-chain amino acid ABC transporter permease: MSASGGNAKAVGLAGSSARALSPSPVWTWLWLAVGAAIAIAAPHVFTGLSARHLLVLIGINVILVTSLDLLIGGAGLLSLGHAAFMGVGAYTSALLMKAGQPFPVAFLAAICAGAVAGLIVGLPALRLKGHYFSVVTFIIGIIATILMTNMVDLTRGPMGLTGVPFVKLEFFGWSHTFKTIVHKVGYYYFVLFFAALTLLLRWLVGRSRFGRSLTAIKGDENLAESLGVPTYRVKVLAFVIAAAFAGMAGSLYAHYTAFISPDSFTFVHSFDLFVMNLLGGAGTMLGPVVGPIFLTVLSSGLKGMSPALSHVVYGVMLIAVIVLLPTGIVGGINRMLRGLAARRAR, encoded by the coding sequence GTGAGCGCGAGCGGCGGCAACGCCAAGGCGGTGGGCCTGGCCGGCAGCAGCGCGAGGGCGCTGAGCCCCTCGCCCGTCTGGACCTGGCTGTGGCTGGCCGTCGGCGCGGCGATCGCCATCGCTGCGCCGCACGTCTTCACCGGCCTCAGCGCACGCCACCTGCTGGTCCTGATCGGCATCAACGTCATCCTGGTGACGAGCCTCGACCTTCTCATCGGCGGCGCCGGCCTGCTCTCGCTCGGCCACGCGGCCTTCATGGGAGTGGGTGCCTACACGTCGGCCCTGCTCATGAAGGCGGGGCAGCCGTTCCCCGTCGCCTTCCTCGCGGCCATCTGCGCCGGCGCGGTAGCCGGGCTCATCGTGGGCCTGCCGGCATTGCGGCTCAAGGGACACTATTTCTCGGTGGTCACGTTCATCATCGGCATCATCGCCACCATCTTGATGACCAACATGGTCGACCTCACCCGCGGACCCATGGGCCTCACCGGGGTACCGTTCGTGAAGCTCGAGTTCTTCGGCTGGAGTCACACCTTCAAGACCATCGTCCACAAGGTCGGCTACTACTACTTCGTGCTGTTCTTCGCCGCGCTCACCCTGCTGCTGCGCTGGCTCGTGGGGCGCTCCCGCTTCGGCCGGTCGCTCACGGCCATCAAGGGGGACGAGAACTTAGCCGAGAGCCTGGGGGTGCCCACCTACCGCGTCAAGGTCCTGGCGTTCGTCATCGCCGCCGCCTTCGCCGGCATGGCCGGCTCGCTGTACGCGCACTACACGGCCTTCATCAGCCCCGACTCGTTCACGTTCGTGCACTCGTTCGACCTGTTCGTCATGAACCTGCTGGGCGGCGCCGGCACCATGCTCGGGCCCGTCGTGGGGCCTATCTTCCTCACCGTCCTGTCGTCGGGCCTCAAGGGGATGTCGCCGGCGCTGTCTCACGTGGTCTACGGCGTGATGCTGATAGCCGTGATCGTGCTGCTGCCGACGGGGATAGTCGGCGGCATCAACCGCATGCTGCGTGGCCTCGCGGCGAGGCGTGCGCGATGA
- a CDS encoding branched-chain amino acid ABC transporter permease produces the protein MEIALQLLLNALHSSSLYALVALGLTLILGVLDIADFSQGAIYMVGAYVAYYATSAFGINFFLALPLAMLVGSLLAATTYVTVYRPLRKFSGATTFIAALGLLLILQNLALLAFGADFRLVRAPFANVRLNVFGATWTGYQVLIAVTVLVLVLLTWWFLKATWIGKALRAVSQNRKGALVVGLDPFRLELVAFLLAGALAGAAGTLASGVNAFDPSIAAIVVIKAFAIVIFAGMGSVPGAIVGALIVGVAENLTGGLINTQYAELTAYVLMVIVLLVRPRGLFGTQEAKL, from the coding sequence ATGGAAATCGCCCTGCAACTGCTGCTCAACGCCCTGCATTCCAGCAGCCTCTACGCCCTGGTGGCGCTCGGGCTCACGCTGATTCTCGGCGTGCTGGACATCGCCGACTTCTCGCAGGGGGCCATCTACATGGTGGGCGCGTACGTTGCCTACTACGCCACCAGCGCTTTCGGGATCAACTTCTTCCTGGCGCTGCCGCTGGCGATGCTCGTCGGCAGCCTGCTGGCCGCGACCACCTACGTGACGGTCTACCGGCCGTTGCGCAAGTTCAGCGGGGCGACCACCTTCATCGCGGCCCTCGGGCTGCTACTTATCTTGCAGAACCTGGCGCTGCTGGCCTTCGGCGCCGATTTCAGGCTCGTCAGGGCGCCGTTCGCGAACGTGCGCCTGAACGTCTTCGGCGCCACCTGGACCGGTTATCAGGTGCTCATCGCCGTCACCGTCCTCGTGCTGGTGCTGCTCACGTGGTGGTTCCTCAAGGCCACCTGGATCGGCAAGGCGCTGAGGGCCGTGTCGCAGAACCGCAAAGGCGCCCTGGTCGTGGGGCTCGACCCGTTCCGCCTGGAACTCGTGGCGTTCCTCCTCGCCGGCGCCCTCGCCGGCGCGGCCGGCACCCTCGCTTCGGGCGTCAACGCCTTCGACCCCAGCATCGCCGCCATCGTCGTCATCAAGGCCTTCGCCATCGTCATCTTCGCCGGCATGGGCAGCGTGCCCGGCGCCATCGTGGGCGCGCTCATCGTCGGGGTGGCCGAGAACCTGACCGGCGGCCTGATCAACACCCAGTACGCCGAGCTGACGGCCTACGTGCTGATGGTCATCGTGTTGCTCGTGCGCCCCCGCGGCCTGTTCGGCACACAAGAAGCGAAGCTGTGA
- a CDS encoding ABC transporter substrate-binding protein: MLNIRSVLVALLLTLVSFGMAQTVVTIGFSLPLTGGAAKEGTESKVGAELAARVINDAGGFQVGDQTVTFKLVFEDDLCNPQGAVDAANRLAVAGATFVGGSFCSSAALAEMPVFAALDIPQIVYAYADDLTGVARKDANADMAVRLGPQARTEMAPLAKYAVLENGHKTFFAMAQNTDFGRSMIEHFKATVESLGGSFVAEPEYFPYAASDYRTILTKAKNSGADAIVAIGLAQEMIGIVLQHDELGVTQPIYGSDLLSDLSVQQAVGALVHGTFSPWYYDDGSSPRTFDRTEIEPGVIALRDAAKDLLGITASRNHGLGWGTVMLLKQAMEKAGSVEPKAVMDAVMSGDKFELSYGNYAFLQCGQADMGAGVATFDESGKRVLVADRDYAQTDPVTLSLDDLCN; this comes from the coding sequence GTGCTGAACATACGTAGCGTGCTGGTGGCGCTGCTGCTCACGCTGGTGAGCTTCGGCATGGCGCAGACCGTCGTAACCATCGGCTTCTCGCTGCCCCTCACGGGTGGCGCGGCCAAGGAGGGCACCGAGAGCAAGGTCGGGGCCGAACTCGCCGCGCGCGTCATCAACGACGCCGGCGGCTTCCAGGTCGGCGACCAGACCGTCACGTTCAAGCTCGTGTTCGAAGACGACCTCTGCAACCCGCAGGGCGCCGTGGACGCCGCCAACCGCCTCGCGGTGGCAGGCGCCACCTTCGTGGGCGGCTCGTTCTGCAGCTCCGCCGCCCTCGCAGAGATGCCCGTGTTCGCGGCGCTCGACATCCCGCAGATCGTCTACGCCTACGCCGACGACCTGACGGGTGTGGCACGCAAGGACGCCAACGCCGACATGGCCGTCCGCCTCGGGCCCCAAGCGCGCACCGAGATGGCGCCGCTCGCCAAGTACGCGGTCCTCGAGAACGGTCACAAGACGTTCTTCGCCATGGCACAGAACACCGACTTCGGCCGCAGCATGATCGAGCACTTCAAGGCGACCGTCGAGTCGCTCGGCGGCAGCTTCGTGGCCGAGCCCGAGTACTTCCCGTACGCGGCCTCCGACTACCGCACCATCCTCACCAAGGCCAAGAACTCGGGCGCCGACGCCATCGTGGCCATCGGCCTGGCCCAGGAGATGATCGGCATCGTCTTGCAGCACGACGAGCTCGGCGTAACGCAGCCCATCTACGGCTCCGACCTGCTCTCCGACCTCAGCGTCCAGCAGGCCGTTGGCGCCCTGGTGCACGGCACGTTCTCGCCCTGGTACTACGACGACGGCAGCAGCCCCCGCACGTTCGACCGCACCGAGATCGAGCCCGGCGTCATCGCCTTGCGCGACGCCGCCAAGGACCTCCTCGGGATCACCGCCAGCCGCAACCACGGCCTCGGCTGGGGCACCGTGATGCTCCTCAAGCAGGCCATGGAGAAGGCCGGGAGCGTTGAGCCCAAGGCCGTCATGGACGCGGTCATGTCGGGCGACAAGTTCGAGCTCTCGTACGGCAACTACGCCTTCCTCCAGTGCGGTCAGGCCGACATGGGCGCGGGCGTCGCCACCTTCGACGAGAGCGGCAAGCGCGTGCTGGTCGCCGACCGCGACTACGCCCAGACCGACCCCGTCACCCTGTCGCTGGATGACCTCTGCAACTGA
- a CDS encoding GntR family transcriptional regulator: MTGLNRSSPLPYYHQLKSIILEQILKLEDTQQPVLLPTERELQERYRVSRSVVRQAIDELVQEGYVVREQGRGTFAVPHKVRHNPQPDKVRSLGMSGYLKVHGMASTTSLLSRSVEAPAAQAAIALELSPDMRVLRFERLRLAAGVPIGLQVVNLPADLIDTIEGGISDEGLLYGESSMDYLSQRLGLRLGTSARTIEATGLDEHHAELLHGQPGQPALRVRRVVRDVHGRPVEYFDAIYRGDMFEYSLEFDHT; this comes from the coding sequence ATGACCGGCCTGAACCGCAGCAGTCCACTGCCCTACTACCACCAGCTCAAGTCCATCATCCTCGAGCAGATCCTCAAGCTGGAGGACACGCAGCAACCGGTCCTGCTGCCAACGGAACGCGAACTGCAGGAGCGGTACCGGGTCTCGCGTTCGGTGGTCAGGCAGGCCATCGACGAGCTGGTGCAAGAGGGTTACGTGGTCCGGGAACAGGGCCGCGGCACCTTCGCGGTTCCGCACAAGGTGCGGCACAACCCTCAGCCCGACAAGGTCCGCTCGCTCGGGATGTCCGGCTACCTCAAGGTTCACGGCATGGCCTCGACCACGAGCCTGTTGTCGCGCTCGGTGGAGGCGCCCGCCGCGCAGGCCGCCATCGCACTCGAGCTCTCGCCCGATATGAGGGTGCTGCGCTTCGAGCGGCTGCGCCTCGCCGCCGGCGTTCCCATCGGCCTTCAGGTGGTCAACTTACCGGCCGACCTCATAGACACCATCGAGGGTGGCATCTCCGACGAGGGCCTGCTATACGGCGAGTCGTCGATGGACTACCTCAGCCAACGGCTCGGCCTACGCCTCGGCACGAGTGCGCGCACCATCGAGGCGACGGGGCTGGACGAGCATCACGCCGAGCTCCTCCACGGCCAGCCCGGGCAACCGGCCCTGCGCGTGCGGCGCGTGGTGCGCGACGTTCACGGCAGGCCGGTCGAGTACTTCGACGCCATCTACCGCGGCGACATGTTCGAGTACTCCCTGGAGTTCGACCACACATGA
- a CDS encoding dihydroorotase family protein: MATPHAYDLLIKNVRLARPNQSGTPAMDVGIQDGKFVRVAPGLQASDAREVVDGGGMLAFPGLVDGHMHVGIYSPLRDDAVTESKAAAMGGVTSALTYFRTGDYYLNKGGPYADFYPEVLAQSEGRYWVDYGYHLAPINRSHIDEMPMLLDKHGVSSFKIFMFYGGHGLHGRSSTQRNFLHLEEGETYDFAHFEFIMRKLSQMIADDPKRGSQISLSLHCEIADILNAYTALVEKDGKLKGLHAYNAARPPHSEGLAVFIASYLAYETALANVNLLHLSSRKALEAALMMEGLFPHISFKKEVTVGHLLLDVDSPAGPLAKVNPPIRPREDVEYLWERLLEGDVDWVVSDHACCKAEMKVSQEHPDDIWLSKSGFGGTEYLLSGLYSEGTKRGLSPNRMAELTSFNPAQRYGLGTKGDVAEGLDADLVLLDPDETFVVRAADSESGQGYTPFEGQELTGRVKKTFLRGNLVYDSGQIVGPALGRYLRRPS, encoded by the coding sequence ATGGCCACCCCACACGCCTACGACCTGCTCATCAAGAACGTGCGCCTGGCACGCCCAAACCAGTCGGGCACGCCCGCCATGGACGTAGGCATCCAGGACGGCAAGTTCGTGCGCGTGGCGCCGGGGCTGCAGGCCTCCGACGCCCGCGAGGTGGTGGACGGCGGCGGAATGCTTGCCTTCCCCGGCCTGGTTGACGGCCACATGCACGTGGGCATCTACTCGCCGCTGCGCGACGACGCGGTCACCGAAAGCAAGGCGGCGGCCATGGGTGGCGTCACCAGCGCACTAACCTACTTCCGCACCGGCGACTATTACCTCAACAAGGGTGGCCCCTACGCCGACTTCTACCCCGAGGTCCTCGCGCAGTCCGAGGGACGCTACTGGGTGGACTACGGCTACCACCTGGCCCCCATCAACCGCAGCCACATCGACGAGATGCCCATGCTGCTCGACAAGCACGGCGTGTCGTCGTTCAAGATCTTCATGTTCTATGGCGGCCACGGCCTTCACGGCCGTTCCAGCACGCAACGCAACTTCCTCCACCTCGAGGAGGGCGAGACCTACGACTTCGCGCACTTCGAGTTCATCATGCGCAAGCTCTCGCAGATGATCGCCGACGACCCGAAGCGCGGCTCGCAGATCTCGCTGAGCCTCCACTGCGAGATCGCCGACATCCTCAACGCCTACACGGCTCTCGTCGAGAAGGACGGCAAGCTCAAGGGCCTGCACGCCTACAACGCCGCCAGACCGCCGCACTCGGAGGGCCTGGCTGTGTTCATCGCCTCGTACCTGGCGTACGAGACCGCGTTGGCGAACGTCAACCTCCTCCACCTGAGCAGCCGCAAGGCGCTAGAGGCGGCGCTGATGATGGAGGGGCTCTTCCCGCACATCTCCTTCAAGAAGGAGGTGACCGTGGGCCACCTGCTGCTGGACGTCGACAGCCCCGCCGGCCCCCTCGCCAAGGTGAACCCACCCATCCGCCCCCGCGAAGACGTGGAGTACCTGTGGGAGCGGCTGCTCGAGGGCGACGTCGACTGGGTAGTAAGCGACCACGCCTGCTGCAAGGCCGAGATGAAGGTCTCTCAGGAGCACCCCGACGACATCTGGCTCTCCAAGTCGGGCTTCGGCGGCACCGAGTACCTCCTCTCGGGCCTCTACAGCGAGGGCACCAAGCGCGGCCTTTCCCCTAACCGCATGGCCGAACTCACGAGCTTCAACCCCGCCCAACGCTACGGGCTGGGGACGAAGGGCGACGTGGCCGAGGGCCTGGACGCCGACCTCGTCCTCCTCGACCCCGACGAAACGTTCGTGGTGCGGGCCGCCGACTCCGAGTCGGGGCAGGGCTACACGCCGTTCGAGGGGCAGGAGTTGACGGGGCGGGTGAAGAAGACTTTTCTGCGCGGGAACCTGGTGTACGACTCCGGCCAGATCGTGGGTCCGGCGCTGGGGAGGTACTTGAGGCGGCCGAGTTAG